Proteins co-encoded in one Zymomonas mobilis subsp. mobilis ATCC 10988 genomic window:
- the groL gene encoding chaperonin GroEL (60 kDa chaperone family; promotes refolding of misfolded polypeptides especially under stressful conditions; forms two stacked rings of heptamers to form a barrel-shaped 14mer; ends can be capped by GroES; misfolded proteins enter the barrel where they are refolded when GroES binds) — translation MAAKDVKFSRDARERILRGVDILADAVKVTLGPKGRNVVLDKAFGAPRITKDGVSVAKEIELKDKFENMGAQMLREVASKTNDLAGDGTTTATVLAQAIVREGMKSVAAGMNPMDLKRGIDLAATKVVESLRSRSKPVSDFNEVAQVGIISANGDEEVGRRIAEAMEKVGKEGVITVEEAKGFDFELDVVEGMQFDRGYLSPYFITNPEKMVAELADPYILIYEKKLSNLQSILPILESVVQSGRPLLIIAEDIEGEALATLVVNKLRGGLKVAAVKAPGFGDRRKAMLEDIAILTKGELISEDLGIKLENVTLNMLGSAKRVSITKENTTIVDGAGDQSTIKDRVEAIRSQIEATTSDYDREKLQERVAKLAGGVAVIKVGGATEVEVKERKDRVDDALHATRAAVQEGIVPGGGTALLYATKTLEGLNGVNEDQQRGIDIVRRALQAPVRQIAQNAGFDGAVVAGKLIDGNDDKIGFNAQTEKYEDLAATGVIDPTKVVRTALQDAASVAGLLITTEAAVGDLPEDKPAPAMPGGMGGMGGMGGMDF, via the coding sequence ATGGCAGCGAAAGACGTAAAATTTTCGCGTGATGCGCGTGAACGGATTCTGCGCGGCGTTGATATTCTTGCCGATGCCGTCAAAGTAACCTTGGGCCCGAAAGGCCGTAACGTTGTTTTGGACAAAGCCTTTGGTGCTCCCCGTATCACCAAAGATGGTGTTTCTGTCGCCAAAGAAATCGAACTGAAAGACAAGTTCGAAAATATGGGCGCACAGATGCTTCGTGAAGTGGCTTCCAAAACCAACGATCTGGCTGGTGATGGCACGACCACGGCAACCGTTCTTGCTCAGGCGATTGTTCGCGAAGGCATGAAATCCGTTGCAGCCGGCATGAACCCGATGGATCTGAAGCGCGGTATTGATCTTGCAGCAACGAAAGTTGTTGAAAGCCTCCGCAGCCGCTCCAAACCGGTTTCCGATTTCAACGAAGTGGCTCAGGTTGGTATCATTTCTGCCAATGGTGACGAAGAAGTAGGTCGTCGCATTGCAGAAGCCATGGAAAAAGTCGGTAAAGAAGGCGTTATCACGGTCGAAGAAGCCAAGGGCTTTGATTTCGAACTGGACGTCGTCGAAGGTATGCAGTTTGATCGCGGCTATCTGTCGCCTTACTTCATCACCAATCCAGAAAAGATGGTCGCAGAACTGGCTGATCCGTATATCCTTATTTACGAGAAGAAGCTTTCTAACCTGCAGTCGATTCTGCCGATCTTGGAATCGGTTGTTCAGTCCGGTCGTCCGCTGTTGATTATCGCTGAAGATATCGAAGGCGAAGCCTTGGCAACATTGGTTGTCAACAAGCTGCGTGGCGGTCTGAAGGTTGCTGCGGTTAAGGCTCCTGGCTTTGGTGATCGTCGTAAAGCTATGCTGGAAGATATCGCCATCCTGACCAAGGGTGAGCTGATTTCTGAAGACCTCGGCATCAAGCTCGAAAATGTTACCTTGAACATGCTGGGTTCCGCAAAACGCGTTTCCATCACCAAAGAAAACACCACCATTGTTGATGGTGCTGGTGACCAGTCAACTATCAAGGATCGCGTTGAAGCTATCCGTAGCCAGATCGAAGCGACCACTTCTGATTACGACCGCGAAAAATTGCAGGAACGCGTTGCTAAATTAGCCGGCGGTGTTGCAGTGATTAAAGTTGGCGGTGCAACTGAAGTCGAAGTCAAAGAACGCAAAGATCGCGTTGATGATGCTCTGCACGCTACCCGCGCAGCTGTTCAGGAAGGTATTGTTCCTGGTGGTGGTACGGCACTCCTTTATGCAACGAAAACGCTTGAAGGTTTGAATGGCGTCAATGAAGATCAGCAGCGTGGTATCGACATCGTTCGCCGCGCCTTGCAGGCTCCGGTTCGTCAGATCGCTCAGAATGCTGGTTTCGACGGTGCCGTTGTTGCCGGTAAGTTGATCGATGGCAATGATGACAAAATCGGTTTCAATGCCCAGACTGAAAAATATGAAGATCTGGCTGCAACCGGCGTTATCGATCCGACCAAGGTTGTTCGCACGGCCTTGCAGGATGCCGCTTCTGTTGCTGGTCTGCTTATCACGACCGAAGCCGCTGTTGGCGATCTGCCAGAAGATAAACCTGCCCCAGCTATGCCCGGTGGCATGGGTGGTATGGGCGGCATGGGTGGTATGGATTTCTAA
- the groES gene encoding co-chaperone GroES yields the protein MNFRPLHDRVLVRRVAAEEKTAGGIIIPDTAKEKPQEGEVIAAGNGTHSEDGKVVPLDVKAGDRVLFGKWSGTEVRVDGEDLLIMKESDILGIIS from the coding sequence ATGAATTTTCGTCCGCTACATGATCGAGTTTTAGTCCGTCGCGTTGCTGCTGAAGAAAAGACAGCTGGCGGTATCATTATCCCTGATACAGCCAAAGAAAAGCCGCAGGAAGGTGAAGTTATCGCAGCTGGTAACGGAACCCATAGCGAAGACGGTAAAGTCGTTCCTTTGGACGTCAAAGCTGGTGATCGGGTTCTGTTCGGCAAATGGTCAGGCACCGAAGTTCGCGTTGATGGTGAAGACCTCCTCATCATGAAGGAAAGCGATATTCTTGGCATTATCAGCTAA
- the sppA gene encoding signal peptide peptidase SppA — MKLLRLFWKMLVGIKDVLALILLVLFFGAIFVGLCLTTKNGAISSRNLGAASAADGALLIDFSGNLVEKTEGTSFLDLIQDNNNQNEILLREVVYGLEQAARNPKIKAVVLDLSDFSGGGRAAISAVDNALDKVRAAGKPVLSFAGFYNDARYRIAAHGTEIWLPNLGEVALLGVGGNQLYYKGLLDKLGVETKIYRVGRFKSFVEPFTRTEQSPDAKAANQALANSLWQTTLQDIAHARPKAHVAEWALNPTSFLKSGHSFAELAQSAGMIDHIGNAIDFGNRVASLVGKDKQPGSFKAVSLASFIGSNPPSSAGSAIGVVTVSGEIVDDETRSGQVSGSTISSLILDTLAKGDIKALVVRVDSPGGSVSAAEQMRSAILAAKAKGLPVIVSMGSVAASGGYWISTPADKIFADPSTITGSIGVFSLIPTFQQTLHKIGLSADGVKTTPLSGQPDVFRGTTPEFDQLMQFGVDTIYDRFTSIVASSRHLPLDKVREIAEGRVWSGVDAKKIGLVDQYGSLQDAVTEAAKRAHLDPSHTHMQFIDEEPSFVEMILKNLFQHQASDAKIVARNPNIDAYGSMAGNSQEQLVRIVAAIRGIAQTSTMQARCLECVVEVKPTSQDRYLADRLITQTALRP, encoded by the coding sequence TTGAAATTACTGCGGCTGTTCTGGAAAATGTTAGTCGGCATAAAAGATGTGCTGGCTCTCATACTACTCGTTTTATTTTTTGGAGCTATTTTTGTTGGTCTCTGCCTAACCACCAAAAATGGCGCAATCTCAAGCCGCAATCTTGGTGCCGCATCAGCTGCGGACGGGGCGCTCCTTATTGATTTTTCAGGCAATCTTGTCGAAAAAACGGAAGGCACCAGCTTTCTTGATCTTATTCAAGATAACAACAATCAAAATGAAATCCTCTTAAGAGAGGTTGTCTATGGGTTGGAGCAGGCCGCCCGTAATCCTAAAATCAAAGCCGTTGTCCTTGATCTATCGGATTTTTCCGGTGGTGGACGCGCCGCTATCAGCGCGGTCGATAACGCTTTAGATAAGGTAAGAGCCGCCGGTAAACCTGTTCTTTCTTTTGCTGGTTTTTACAACGATGCCCGCTACCGTATTGCCGCTCATGGCACTGAAATCTGGCTGCCTAATCTAGGTGAAGTCGCTTTATTAGGCGTAGGGGGTAACCAACTTTACTATAAAGGTCTCTTGGATAAATTAGGTGTCGAAACCAAAATTTATCGGGTGGGCCGTTTTAAATCCTTTGTCGAACCATTTACGCGTACCGAACAATCCCCAGATGCTAAAGCCGCTAATCAGGCCTTGGCTAATTCTCTATGGCAAACGACCCTTCAAGATATAGCCCATGCCCGCCCCAAGGCACATGTCGCTGAATGGGCTCTTAATCCAACAAGCTTTTTAAAGAGCGGTCATAGCTTTGCAGAATTAGCCCAATCTGCGGGTATGATTGACCATATCGGTAATGCGATAGACTTCGGAAATCGGGTCGCTTCTCTTGTCGGCAAAGACAAACAGCCAGGGAGTTTCAAGGCCGTTTCCCTCGCTTCTTTTATTGGTTCCAATCCGCCGTCTTCTGCTGGTAGTGCTATCGGGGTTGTAACCGTTTCTGGCGAAATTGTTGACGACGAAACTCGATCCGGTCAGGTAAGTGGTTCCACTATTTCTTCTCTCATTTTAGATACCTTGGCAAAGGGCGACATCAAAGCCTTGGTTGTGAGAGTGGATTCTCCGGGTGGTTCAGTCTCTGCTGCTGAGCAAATGCGCTCTGCTATCCTTGCTGCCAAAGCCAAAGGTCTACCTGTCATCGTTTCGATGGGATCGGTTGCCGCTTCCGGCGGTTATTGGATATCGACGCCAGCCGATAAAATCTTTGCAGATCCATCCACAATCACCGGTTCGATCGGTGTTTTCTCACTGATTCCAACCTTTCAGCAAACGCTACACAAAATTGGTCTTTCTGCTGATGGGGTCAAAACAACACCCCTTTCTGGCCAGCCAGATGTCTTCCGTGGCACGACGCCCGAATTTGATCAGCTAATGCAATTTGGTGTTGATACCATTTACGATCGCTTTACTTCGATTGTTGCCTCATCAAGACATTTACCTTTGGACAAGGTTCGTGAAATTGCCGAAGGGCGCGTTTGGTCTGGTGTAGATGCCAAGAAAATAGGTCTTGTAGATCAGTATGGTTCTTTACAGGATGCCGTCACCGAGGCTGCGAAAAGAGCTCATCTTGACCCCAGCCATACGCATATGCAGTTTATTGATGAAGAGCCTTCTTTTGTTGAGATGATCTTAAAAAATCTGTTTCAGCATCAGGCCTCAGACGCCAAAATAGTAGCGCGTAATCCTAATATAGACGCTTATGGTTCTATGGCGGGCAACAGTCAGGAGCAACTGGTTCGGATAGTGGCTGCAATAAGGGGCATAGCGCAGACTTCTACAATGCAGGCTCGCTGTCTGGAATGTGTTGTTGAGGTTAAACCCACCTCTCAAGACCGCTATCTTGCCGATCGTTTGATTACACAAACGGCACTACGACCCTAA